In the genome of Paenibacillus pabuli, one region contains:
- a CDS encoding GNAT family N-acetyltransferase, protein MSNNVEAPVLMIRECELRDAEAVTGLMREVSYPTTANVMKERIECLESNPNACMLVAEVDEQIIGVIGLQCVQSHAYPEPAAQITSLIVGQEHRGGGIGRRLMAHAEDWGRQQGGKQLFVTGANREVTSTTYSFYEHIGFQKKGYRFSKVLL, encoded by the coding sequence ATGTCCAATAATGTTGAGGCCCCTGTACTGATGATCCGAGAGTGTGAACTGCGAGATGCTGAAGCGGTAACGGGACTGATGCGAGAGGTCAGCTATCCCACAACAGCCAATGTCATGAAAGAGCGCATTGAATGTTTGGAAAGCAATCCAAACGCATGCATGCTTGTTGCCGAAGTGGATGAACAAATTATTGGTGTGATTGGCTTGCAATGTGTGCAAAGTCATGCCTATCCGGAACCTGCTGCACAAATTACGTCCTTGATTGTAGGGCAAGAACATCGTGGGGGCGGAATTGGCCGTCGTCTGATGGCTCATGCCGAGGATTGGGGCAGACAGCAAGGTGGTAAACAATTGTTTGTCACTGGAGCGAACCGTGAAGTGACTTCAACAACCTATTCTTTCTACGAGCATATTGGTTTCCAGAAGAAAGGCTATCGTTTCAGTAAAGTCCTTCTATAG
- the purT gene encoding formate-dependent phosphoribosylglycinamide formyltransferase produces MWGAPFSAQAKKMLLLGSGELGKEVVIEAQRLGVETIAVDRYENAPAMQVAHRSYCIDMLNAEALKQLIRKEQPHYIVPEIEAIATEALLELEEEGFCVVPTARAARLTMDREGIRRLAAEQLNLPTAAYLFADNLEQLQEAVRELGTPCVIKPLMSSSGKGQSVCRTSDDVEDCWNIALSGARGKSVRVIVESFVKFDSEITLLTVRSVSGTVFCPPIGHIQKDGDYVESWQPHAMTPEQWEQACHIAKSVTDELGGYGLFGVELFLTSDGVVFSEVSPRPHDTGMVTMVTQDSSEFALHVRAILGFPVTGVHLLTPGASATLKANDETSDFTVGGIEEALALPRTQVRVFGKPETKVGRRMAVALSAGQDVEEARKTAVQAANMLKVEVNHVQ; encoded by the coding sequence ATGTGGGGTGCTCCATTTTCGGCTCAAGCCAAAAAAATGCTGCTATTGGGCAGCGGAGAATTGGGAAAAGAGGTCGTTATTGAGGCCCAGCGACTGGGAGTAGAAACGATCGCTGTTGATCGTTACGAAAACGCACCTGCCATGCAGGTTGCGCATCGGTCTTACTGCATCGACATGTTAAATGCCGAAGCTCTGAAACAATTGATCCGAAAGGAACAACCTCATTACATCGTACCTGAGATTGAAGCAATCGCAACAGAAGCTTTACTCGAGCTTGAGGAAGAAGGGTTTTGTGTCGTTCCTACGGCCCGTGCTGCCCGTTTAACGATGGATCGCGAAGGCATCCGCCGTCTGGCAGCCGAACAATTGAACCTTCCGACAGCGGCCTATCTTTTTGCGGACAACCTGGAACAACTTCAGGAAGCTGTTCGTGAATTGGGTACACCATGCGTTATCAAACCACTAATGAGTTCTTCCGGTAAAGGGCAGAGTGTATGCCGTACATCGGATGACGTAGAGGATTGCTGGAACATTGCTCTTTCCGGAGCGCGTGGCAAATCCGTACGTGTCATTGTGGAAAGCTTTGTGAAGTTTGACAGCGAAATTACGCTGCTCACGGTTAGATCTGTCTCAGGAACTGTATTTTGTCCGCCGATCGGTCACATTCAGAAAGATGGGGATTATGTCGAATCGTGGCAGCCTCATGCGATGACACCGGAGCAATGGGAGCAAGCTTGTCATATTGCCAAGTCTGTTACCGATGAACTCGGTGGTTATGGACTGTTCGGGGTTGAATTATTCCTGACATCAGATGGAGTCGTGTTTAGCGAGGTATCGCCTCGTCCGCATGATACAGGCATGGTTACTATGGTAACGCAAGATAGTTCCGAGTTTGCACTGCATGTGCGTGCAATTCTTGGTTTTCCGGTTACGGGTGTACATCTACTGACACCGGGAGCTTCAGCAACGCTGAAGGCTAATGATGAAACATCTGACTTTACTGTAGGCGGGATTGAAGAAGCACTGGCGCTTCCTCGTACTCAGGTTCGTGTATTTGGCAAACCTGAGACCAAAGTGGGACGCCGAATGGCTGTAGCATTAAGTGCTGGCCAAGATGTGGAAGAAGCTCGTAAAACAGCGGTACAAGCCGCTAATATGCTGAAAGTGGAGGTAAATCATGTCCAATAA
- a CDS encoding CAP domain-containing protein, which translates to MKKKWMKTVVTSSLTAVLAVGVMLPASASAADASYKTTTKTATYKITNAESIRAYIEQWLKDNGYTVSNGEGQTTVEKPATQPDQTTKPAQPTTPAKPVTPAKPAQEDKPATTPAKDPSNSGTGTTTGNTGNTGSESTQSDFAAQVVKLVNAERAKAGLGALASDALLDKVAVAKVKDMSNNNYFDHQSPTYGSPFDMMKQFGVTYSYAGENIAKGQKTPQEVVTAWMNSEGHRANILSKNFTKIGVGYYNGYWAQEFIGN; encoded by the coding sequence TTGAAGAAGAAATGGATGAAAACCGTCGTAACCAGCAGTCTGACAGCCGTACTTGCCGTAGGGGTTATGCTCCCTGCTTCCGCTTCTGCTGCAGATGCATCATATAAAACAACTACTAAAACTGCAACGTATAAAATTACGAATGCGGAAAGCATAAGAGCGTATATTGAACAATGGCTGAAAGATAATGGTTACACTGTATCCAATGGCGAAGGGCAAACAACAGTAGAGAAGCCTGCAACACAGCCTGATCAAACTACTAAACCTGCTCAACCGACAACACCTGCTAAACCGGTAACACCTGCAAAACCAGCTCAAGAAGATAAACCGGCAACTACACCTGCCAAAGATCCTTCGAATAGTGGAACTGGGACGACTACAGGAAATACAGGCAACACTGGCAGCGAGAGCACACAATCGGATTTTGCAGCTCAAGTCGTAAAACTTGTGAACGCTGAACGTGCGAAAGCAGGCTTGGGCGCATTGGCTTCCGATGCTCTTTTGGACAAAGTGGCTGTAGCCAAAGTTAAGGATATGAGCAACAACAATTATTTTGATCACCAATCACCGACCTATGGTTCTCCGTTTGACATGATGAAACAATTCGGAGTGACTTACAGCTATGCTGGTGAGAATATCGCAAAAGGGCAAAAAACACCTCAAGAGGTTGTAACAGCCTGGATGAATAGCGAAGGCCATCGTGCAAATATCCTGAGCAAAAACTTTACGAAAATCGGTGTTGGATACTACAACGGTTACTGGGCTCAAGAATTTATCGGCAATTAA
- a CDS encoding ABC transporter ATP-binding protein, translating into MDVLRQLQIFFWEKRAYLFLSILCLAIATALGLVYPNLLRILIDDVITPRNFEDVPKLALTVLGVVILKAGMQFLHGLFGGRLGNFLAYRLRNACYEKLQFLSFRYYDTAKTGDLMSRLTGDLEAIRNFIGFGFAQILNMVLMVVFGAIMMMTMSWKLTLLTLICIPLLAFVALRFESRIHPAFQEMRLALSSLTTAVQENITGVRTVKSFAREPHEVEKFSVRNERYKTNQIHAATLWSHYFPIMEILASVSVVLLLLIGGNMVINNSLTLGQLVAFFSLIWYIIGPMWNLGFHINNYTQSKASGERVLELLNTPVDVQETEDPVIVEADQVKGHVTFESVTFAYGNKMPAVTDINFDAPPGSVIGFLGGTGSGKSTIIQLLMRAYNVNSGSIKLDGKNIKDIGIRSLRSQIASVFQETFLFSSSIRNNISYGLKNVTMDEIIRAAKLAKAHEFIMEFPEGYDTVVGERGMGLSGGQKQRIAIARALLKNPKILVLDDATSAVDMETEHEIQSGFQEVMRGRTTFIIAHRISSLRHADEILVLDEGRVVQRGTHKDLIEESGPYRDVYEIQYADYIARGKREAGEQVNS; encoded by the coding sequence GAAACGCGCGTATTTATTTTTATCGATCTTATGCCTCGCCATAGCGACCGCGCTTGGACTGGTGTATCCGAACCTGCTAAGGATACTGATTGATGACGTCATTACTCCGCGTAATTTTGAAGACGTTCCCAAACTGGCTTTGACAGTGTTAGGTGTCGTGATTCTGAAAGCGGGAATGCAATTTTTACACGGTCTTTTTGGAGGTCGCCTCGGAAATTTCCTGGCGTACCGACTTCGTAACGCTTGTTACGAAAAGCTTCAATTTTTGTCCTTCCGGTATTATGACACGGCCAAAACGGGAGATTTGATGTCCCGCCTCACGGGAGATCTCGAAGCGATCCGTAACTTTATCGGATTTGGCTTCGCTCAAATTCTCAACATGGTTCTGATGGTCGTATTCGGCGCAATCATGATGATGACCATGAGTTGGAAGCTTACCTTGCTAACGCTCATATGTATTCCTCTGCTTGCCTTCGTTGCGCTGAGATTCGAATCCCGAATTCACCCTGCGTTCCAGGAAATGCGGCTGGCACTCAGCTCTCTGACGACAGCAGTACAGGAGAATATTACAGGTGTGCGTACTGTAAAGTCATTTGCACGTGAGCCTCACGAAGTGGAGAAGTTTTCCGTCCGCAACGAGCGTTACAAAACGAACCAGATTCATGCAGCAACACTATGGAGTCACTATTTTCCGATTATGGAGATTCTCGCTTCGGTTAGCGTAGTTCTGCTGCTCCTGATTGGTGGAAACATGGTTATTAACAACTCGCTAACACTTGGTCAACTCGTTGCCTTTTTCAGTTTGATCTGGTACATAATCGGTCCAATGTGGAACCTTGGTTTCCATATCAACAACTATACGCAATCCAAAGCATCGGGTGAACGGGTGTTGGAACTGTTGAATACGCCGGTAGATGTGCAAGAGACAGAAGATCCAGTCATTGTGGAGGCTGATCAAGTCAAAGGGCATGTGACCTTTGAGTCCGTTACCTTTGCTTACGGCAATAAAATGCCGGCCGTAACCGATATTAACTTTGATGCGCCACCAGGCTCCGTTATCGGCTTTTTGGGAGGAACAGGCTCAGGTAAATCAACGATTATCCAGCTCCTGATGCGTGCATATAACGTGAACTCGGGCTCCATCAAGCTGGATGGCAAAAATATTAAGGATATTGGAATTCGCAGCCTTCGGAGTCAGATTGCTTCTGTGTTCCAAGAAACATTCCTGTTCTCTTCCAGCATTCGTAACAATATTTCTTATGGACTCAAAAATGTAACCATGGACGAAATTATCCGCGCAGCCAAACTGGCCAAAGCCCATGAGTTCATCATGGAATTCCCTGAAGGATACGATACGGTTGTAGGTGAGAGGGGAATGGGCCTGTCGGGTGGACAGAAACAGCGGATTGCAATTGCCAGAGCTCTACTGAAAAACCCGAAAATTCTCGTTCTGGATGATGCAACCAGTGCAGTCGATATGGAAACCGAACATGAAATTCAATCCGGATTCCAGGAAGTCATGCGTGGGAGAACGACGTTTATCATTGCGCATCGGATTTCTTCCCTGCGTCACGCAGATGAGATTCTGGTATTGGATGAAGGACGTGTCGTTCAACGTGGCACACATAAAGATCTCATTGAAGAGTCTGGGCCTTACCGGGACGTATATGAGATTCAATACGCAGATTATATTGCCCGCGGTAAGCGGGAGGCTGGGGAGCAGGTGAATTCATGA
- a CDS encoding GDSL-type esterase/lipase family protein, with amino-acid sequence MKKRNLDSAPWIWRTISTVSILTTLLLLFGFGYAIKDVIFPEGDAQLGTGQQTTTPAKDNEQSKPAVKDGKIRMAVIGDSLARGTGDDEGLGFVRRAGNLLKNQGYDVQVLNNMGVNGLRTDALLSKLDEQGVRYVLQQSNFILLSIGANDLFQSGQVLQGEDAPTAESLTAALPETSKRLQEILKKVKEINPDAQIAYIGLYNPFGDVKELKEPGNAVVAAWNDAAMKVLNNEDKMTLVPTFDLFENHLGQYLSSDHFHPNGEGYEQIAVRIAQEYQAETPAEGSGK; translated from the coding sequence ATGAAAAAAAGAAATCTTGATTCAGCGCCATGGATCTGGAGAACCATTAGCACAGTATCCATCTTGACAACATTGCTGCTGTTATTTGGATTTGGATACGCCATTAAAGATGTCATTTTTCCTGAAGGAGATGCCCAATTAGGTACAGGACAACAGACAACGACACCTGCGAAGGATAATGAGCAATCAAAGCCTGCCGTGAAGGATGGCAAAATTCGAATGGCTGTGATCGGTGATTCCCTGGCAAGAGGTACGGGAGACGATGAAGGTCTTGGCTTTGTAAGACGGGCTGGTAACTTGCTCAAAAATCAGGGATATGATGTGCAGGTGCTGAACAATATGGGTGTGAATGGTTTGAGAACAGATGCATTGTTGAGCAAGCTGGATGAACAGGGTGTACGTTATGTTTTACAGCAATCCAACTTTATTCTGTTGTCGATCGGAGCCAATGATCTATTCCAGAGTGGGCAAGTTCTTCAGGGAGAGGATGCGCCAACAGCAGAGTCATTAACTGCGGCATTGCCGGAGACGTCGAAGCGTTTGCAGGAGATTTTGAAGAAAGTAAAAGAAATTAACCCTGACGCACAGATTGCCTACATAGGGCTTTACAATCCGTTTGGAGATGTGAAGGAACTCAAAGAGCCGGGAAATGCGGTTGTAGCTGCATGGAACGATGCTGCAATGAAGGTTCTGAACAACGAGGACAAGATGACACTTGTGCCAACCTTTGATCTGTTTGAAAATCATCTCGGACAATATCTGTCGTCAGATCATTTTCATCCCAATGGAGAAGGCTACGAGCAAATTGCGGTTCGGATTGCACAGGAATATCAGGCAGAGACTCCAGCAGAAGGGAGCGGGAAATAG
- a CDS encoding ABC transporter ATP-binding protein → MVQDLTQEQLDSVLSVQHLKKKIGRKWIIKDVTFDVKPGEIFGFLGPNGAGKTTTIRMLVDLIKPTEGKIQVCGYDVNRDPERALKYVGSIVENPEVYTYLTGWENLEHFARMQPGVDNDRIQEVVDIVRLDQRIHDKVRTYSLGMRQRLGIAQALLGRPRLLILDEPTNGLDPKGIKELRVFIKQLASEGMAVFVSSHLLSEIQLLCDRVAIISAGRVLAVGGVNELIEDHSKLAIWHVTPLEEGKQMLLNAGVSLVDRPADVMDDTIVAGLGPNAVVAEMHEDRIPALVQQMVQAGIQVEGVQRIQPTLEQLFLKMTEGESIE, encoded by the coding sequence ATGGTACAAGATTTGACTCAAGAACAGTTGGATTCCGTATTGTCCGTGCAACATCTGAAGAAAAAGATTGGACGCAAGTGGATCATTAAGGATGTTACGTTTGACGTCAAACCGGGCGAAATTTTTGGTTTTCTGGGACCCAATGGTGCCGGAAAAACAACAACCATTCGGATGTTAGTCGATCTGATTAAACCAACAGAAGGTAAAATCCAAGTCTGTGGTTATGATGTCAATCGTGATCCTGAACGAGCTCTGAAATACGTCGGTTCCATAGTTGAAAACCCTGAAGTGTACACCTATTTGACCGGATGGGAGAATCTTGAGCATTTTGCCCGCATGCAGCCCGGGGTGGATAATGACCGTATTCAGGAAGTTGTGGATATTGTACGCCTCGATCAGCGGATTCATGATAAAGTAAGAACTTACTCCCTGGGGATGCGTCAACGGCTTGGCATTGCACAGGCATTGCTTGGACGTCCGCGACTGTTGATTCTGGATGAGCCAACGAACGGACTTGATCCCAAAGGGATTAAGGAACTTCGCGTCTTTATTAAGCAGCTTGCAAGCGAAGGCATGGCTGTGTTTGTTAGCAGTCATTTGCTTAGCGAGATTCAGCTTCTCTGTGACAGAGTGGCAATTATCAGTGCAGGGCGTGTGCTGGCAGTTGGCGGCGTGAATGAACTGATTGAAGACCATTCCAAATTGGCGATATGGCATGTTACTCCACTGGAAGAAGGTAAACAAATGCTGCTGAATGCAGGTGTTTCCCTCGTGGATCGGCCTGCTGATGTTATGGATGATACCATTGTTGCAGGACTTGGTCCAAATGCTGTTGTTGCTGAAATGCACGAAGATCGGATTCCGGCTCTGGTGCAGCAAATGGTGCAAGCAGGCATTCAGGTTGAAGGCGTGCAGCGGATTCAGCCTACGCTGGAACAGCTATTCTTAAAAATGACAGAAGGTGAATCCATTGAGTAA
- a CDS encoding ABC transporter ATP-binding protein, with product MSAETVADRREVKETSDKKMNERFVYQDDEIIEKPFNWREFGRLFSYMKPYARQLLPLIILMMILGTITKLSVPFLISLAIDKAIAPATGLPSLTMLYIIAGSVLVLYLIQWAANTYRIKLTNIIGQRVIYDLRSDLFKHIQKLSFNFFDKRPAGSVLVRVTNDINSLQDLFTNGAVNVMIDCVQLLGIIVILLLINWKLGLAVIITVPLMFIISTKLRVLIRRAWQDVRMKNSRINSHLNESIQGIRVTQAYTQEKENMKYFDNMNLSSKKSWDRASAMNQGFGPLIEITGGFGTLILFWFGAYLIQQDQLTIGLLVAFANYVGNFWDPINRLGQMYNQLLVAMASSERIFEFMDEEPSIADKPGAKPLASIKGDIVFDNVVFEYEKGRQALKGISFAAAAGQSIALVGHTGSGKSTIINLISRFYDISGGRLTIDGHDVRDVTVESLRSQISIVLQDTFIFSGTIRDNIRFGRLDATDEEVEEAAKAVNAHEFIMKLPGGYDTEVEERGNVLSMGQRQLLSFARALLADPRILILDEATASIDTETELKIQEALKVLLKGRTSFMVAHRLSTIRNADNIIVLDHGEIKEEGNHEQLIQKQGVYNGLIEAQYRFL from the coding sequence ATGAGTGCCGAAACGGTAGCCGATAGGCGCGAGGTCAAAGAGACCTCTGACAAGAAAATGAATGAACGTTTTGTATATCAGGACGACGAAATAATTGAAAAACCGTTTAACTGGCGTGAGTTTGGACGTTTGTTCTCGTACATGAAACCTTATGCAAGGCAACTCTTGCCACTCATTATCCTAATGATGATACTGGGTACCATAACGAAATTATCCGTGCCATTTTTGATCAGTTTGGCGATTGATAAAGCGATTGCACCTGCAACGGGTTTGCCAAGCTTGACGATGCTCTATATTATTGCTGGTTCTGTGCTTGTATTGTACCTGATTCAATGGGCGGCTAATACGTATCGAATCAAATTGACGAACATTATCGGGCAAAGGGTCATTTATGATCTTCGCTCCGATTTGTTCAAACATATTCAGAAGCTGTCCTTTAACTTCTTTGACAAAAGACCTGCAGGCTCGGTGCTGGTGCGTGTCACCAATGATATCAACTCCCTGCAGGATCTGTTCACCAACGGTGCGGTCAATGTCATGATTGACTGTGTGCAGCTGCTCGGGATTATCGTCATTTTGCTGCTGATCAACTGGAAACTGGGCCTTGCGGTCATTATTACAGTTCCGCTCATGTTTATTATTTCGACCAAACTGCGTGTGTTGATCCGCCGTGCCTGGCAGGATGTACGCATGAAGAATTCACGCATCAACTCCCATTTGAATGAATCCATTCAGGGAATTCGTGTGACTCAGGCCTATACGCAGGAAAAAGAAAACATGAAGTATTTTGACAACATGAACCTGTCGAGCAAAAAATCCTGGGATAGAGCATCGGCCATGAACCAGGGCTTTGGTCCTCTGATTGAAATTACGGGCGGTTTCGGAACGTTAATCCTGTTCTGGTTTGGTGCTTATCTGATTCAACAGGATCAGCTGACAATTGGATTGCTCGTAGCTTTTGCCAACTATGTCGGCAACTTCTGGGACCCGATTAACCGTCTGGGACAGATGTATAATCAGTTGCTCGTTGCTATGGCTTCCTCCGAACGGATTTTCGAGTTTATGGATGAGGAGCCAAGTATTGCAGATAAACCTGGGGCCAAGCCGCTTGCTTCAATTAAAGGAGATATTGTATTCGACAATGTTGTGTTCGAATATGAGAAGGGCAGACAGGCGCTGAAGGGAATCAGTTTCGCTGCAGCTGCCGGACAATCGATTGCACTTGTAGGACATACAGGTTCAGGTAAAAGTACTATTATCAATCTCATCAGCCGTTTCTATGACATTTCTGGAGGACGTCTCACCATTGATGGTCATGATGTAAGAGATGTAACGGTTGAAAGTCTGCGCAGCCAGATCAGTATTGTGTTGCAGGATACGTTTATCTTCTCTGGCACGATCAGAGATAATATTCGTTTTGGACGGCTTGATGCAACCGACGAAGAAGTGGAAGAAGCTGCGAAGGCTGTTAACGCCCATGAATTTATTATGAAGCTGCCGGGTGGATACGATACCGAAGTCGAAGAACGCGGGAATGTATTATCCATGGGACAACGTCAACTGTTATCCTTTGCCCGTGCCTTGTTGGCCGATCCACGAATCTTGATTTTGGATGAAGCAACTGCCAGTATCGACACCGAAACCGAGCTCAAAATTCAGGAGGCTTTGAAAGTGCTGTTAAAAGGAAGAACTTCCTTTATGGTGGCCCACCGTCTCTCCACGATCCGAAATGCGGATAACATTATCGTGCTGGATCATGGTGAAATCAAGGAAGAAGGAAACCATGAGCAACTTATCCAGAAACAAGGAGTTTATAATGGATTAATAGAAGCTCAATACAGATTTTTGTAA
- a CDS encoding ABC transporter permease, whose product MSNIMPLIRNETIKMVKKKRLYIIFIVLAVLVPMFTYAQMKSAENNRDKFGGDWRLELQQAITDNQNSLGSDRVPEEYKKYRTVYIQQMQYYLENDINPKEPGGVTFTREFMNNAVGLFIPLLIMAIASDLVSGERTTGTIKMLLTRPVKRWKVLLSKLITLIMFVSIIVVSAYIICYVISGAVFGYKGFGMPIFTGFKVVGTDVDMSAVHAVDQWLYMLMQAGLIWFVSIIVAMLAFMVSVLVRSTAASIVIMMASLIAGTILTSMAASWQSAKYLFMVNLELPDYLSGGLPPIEGMNLGFSLIVLSVWGIASLFVSFIVFTKRDILN is encoded by the coding sequence TTGAGTAACATTATGCCGCTGATTCGAAACGAAACGATCAAGATGGTAAAGAAAAAACGTCTTTATATTATTTTTATCGTCCTCGCGGTTCTGGTTCCGATGTTTACGTATGCCCAGATGAAATCTGCGGAAAATAATCGTGACAAGTTTGGCGGCGACTGGCGTCTTGAACTGCAACAGGCCATCACGGATAATCAAAATTCTCTTGGCAGTGACCGGGTACCTGAAGAATACAAAAAGTACAGGACTGTGTACATCCAGCAAATGCAATACTATCTGGAGAATGACATCAATCCGAAGGAGCCTGGCGGTGTAACTTTTACGCGGGAATTCATGAATAACGCCGTTGGACTGTTTATCCCACTGCTCATTATGGCAATTGCTTCGGATCTGGTATCCGGTGAGCGCACCACAGGTACGATTAAAATGCTTCTGACCCGTCCCGTCAAACGTTGGAAAGTGCTGCTGAGTAAACTTATCACGTTAATTATGTTCGTCTCGATTATTGTGGTGTCGGCGTACATTATCTGTTATGTCATCTCGGGAGCGGTGTTCGGATATAAAGGTTTCGGCATGCCGATCTTTACCGGATTCAAGGTTGTGGGTACGGATGTCGATATGTCAGCAGTACATGCTGTGGACCAGTGGCTATATATGCTGATGCAGGCAGGACTGATCTGGTTTGTCAGTATAATTGTGGCGATGCTCGCCTTCATGGTCTCTGTTTTAGTGCGAAGTACAGCTGCAAGTATTGTTATCATGATGGCATCACTCATCGCAGGAACCATTCTCACCAGTATGGCCGCATCTTGGCAATCAGCCAAGTATTTATTCATGGTTAACCTCGAACTTCCGGATTATTTGTCGGGCGGATTACCTCCAATCGAAGGAATGAATTTGGGTTTTTCCCTTATTGTGCTTAGTGTTTGGGGCATTGCTTCACTCTTTGTGTCATTCATTGTCTTTACGAAACGGGATATCTTGAATTAA